A stretch of the Miscanthus floridulus cultivar M001 unplaced genomic scaffold, ASM1932011v1 os_2016_2_3, whole genome shotgun sequence genome encodes the following:
- the LOC136534508 gene encoding tobamovirus multiplication protein 2A-like codes for MACRGFFECVLKLLNLVVMAVGLAMVGYGAYLLVMWLQVAPLPPPAPPSPSPAAVPPGGGELVRLGRPLLLLVDASLSDGTAERLSSAWFIFAFIGVGAILFITSIFGCAGARNGCCLSIYSFLIILFILVELGAGGFIFFNHSWKEVIPVDKTGNFDMMYSFLKENWRIAKWVAFGAVIFEALLFTVAIIVQSGNQADYDSDDEYIGARSGIRQPLVNQQATTADPRVPNLDYRPIRNDAWSQRMREKYGVDSFDPNRFQPATISPAEQRNQCTIL; via the exons ATGGCGTGCCGGGGCTTCTTCGAGTGCGTTCTCAAGCTGCTCAACCTCGTCGTCATGGCGGTCGGGCTGGCGATGGTGGGCTACGGCGCCTACCTGCTCGTGATGTGGCTGCAGGTCGCGCCGCTcccgccgcccgcgccgccgtcgccgtcgccggcggCCGTGCCGCCCGGCGGGGGCGAGCTCGTACGGCTCGGGAGGCCCCTGCTGCTCCTTGTCGATGCGTCCCTGTCGGATGGGACCGCCGAGAGGCTCTCCAGTGCCTG GTTTATTTTTGCGTTCATTGGTGTCGGTGCTATACTCTTTATCACATCGATCTTTGGTTGTGCTGGAGCTAGAAATGGATGCTGCTTGTCAATT TACTCATTCCTCATTATTTTGTTCATACTGGTCGAACTTGGTGCAGGAGGCTTCATTTTCTTCAACCATAGTTGGAAAGAG GTCATCCCAGTTGACAAAACAGGAAACTTTGACATGATGTACAGCTTTTTGAAAGAGAATTGGAGAATTGCAAAATGGGTTGCATTTGGAGCTGTTATATTTGAG GCATTGTTGTTCACTGTAGCTATCATAGTACAGTCGGGCAATCAAGCTGATTATGACAGTGACGATGAGTACATCGGCGCAAGGTCTGGAATACGGCAGCCATTGGTGAATCAGCAAGCTACTACTGCTGATCCTAGGGTGCCCAATCTCGACTACCGCCCAATCCGGAATGACGCGTGGAGCCAAAGAATGAGAGAAAAG TACGGTGTGGATAGCTTTGATCCAAACAGGTTTCAACCGGCCACGATATCTCCTGCAGAACAAAGAAACCAATGCACGATTCTCTGA